CGGCATCCACTGCCCAGCTCCCAGAAGGTGTTATTAACTCAAATGTTGATGCATCTGCCCCCTTGATTATCTGAAGCATATCATCTGGATGACCAAAAGGCTGACTTGTCCGAGCAACCTCGGCACGATATACATGTTGCTGATCCTTAGAAAGTCCAAGATATTCCGTCCCGGCATAAGTTTCAAACTGCCGAGCGTCAGCTCCTTCCACACGGTAACCGTTGTAAAACACATGATTGTCATCACGACCGAAGGGTCCGCCTATTGGCTGGAAAGTATCTGGATCTGCTCCTTTTACAGTGCGCCACTGAAAATATACACGTTCCCGGTCCCGTGCAAACTGCTCATCCAACGGTTCAAAGGTAGACCTATGCACATCCCGAACGAGATTGTACACTTCCTTCGCTTCCCGATGAGCCGTACCGCCCCATTCTGTTTTATAAAAAATGGACGACGCAGTCTCAACCCAGTTCCCTGTAATCTGCGTAGCGCCCTCTGCACTATGGGCATAATGCGAATGCCACCAGCCAGGTACGTCCGGATGATGTTCACGGAACCATTCTCTCACCTCATCCTTTTCCCCATTCGCATAGCGAAGAGAACTGGACAGATGGAACAGATGATCCTCATCGGTACAATAATCGTGATGAGCAATTACAGCATTCGTATCAATATCCTCAAATAGATGAAAATGCGTGCTGCTCTTCACATATAAATAACGTTGGTCCTGAGCGAAGTAGGACGTATCCGGCAGCAGCCGAAAGCTGGGCGGATCCGAGTTAGGCACGGCCTGATCTTCCAGATAGACATAACGCGAGTCACAACAGTAATCTTCATCGATCACACGGAAAGCTTCCGTATCCCGGCTGAACAAACTCGCCTTGTTCTTACGAGCATTGAACCACCATATTCCCTGACGATCCCGAAGATAGGCGAAAGTCAGCCACCCCTTCGGATAAGTAGAGATGACCTCAAAATCCTGAGCGGTAATGCCACCCTTAATCGGAGTGCTGGTTCCATCTTCTTCATTTTGCAATATCACTTGAAGGTCTTCATCTACAATAAACTTGTCCATGAGGTTTCCCCCTCCAAATATGTTATAACAATTAACAATTTAGTCTATCTTCATTTTAACGTGTACACCTGATCCTCTCTACATCATCGTACATGACATTTAGGAACATTTCCTCCGCTCTCACCGCTCAACCCCGAAGAGATGAAGATTTGTTCAGTAATGGACGAATTGTTCACTTGAAAAAGAGTT
The window above is part of the Paenibacillus sp. 1781tsa1 genome. Proteins encoded here:
- a CDS encoding DKNYY domain-containing protein, with amino-acid sequence MDKFIVDEDLQVILQNEEDGTSTPIKGGITAQDFEVISTYPKGWLTFAYLRDRQGIWWFNARKNKASLFSRDTEAFRVIDEDYCCDSRYVYLEDQAVPNSDPPSFRLLPDTSYFAQDQRYLYVKSSTHFHLFEDIDTNAVIAHHDYCTDEDHLFHLSSSLRYANGEKDEVREWFREHHPDVPGWWHSHYAHSAEGATQITGNWVETASSIFYKTEWGGTAHREAKEVYNLVRDVHRSTFEPLDEQFARDRERVYFQWRTVKGADPDTFQPIGGPFGRDDNHVFYNGYRVEGADARQFETYAGTEYLGLSKDQQHVYRAEVARTSQPFGHPDDMLQIIKGADASTFELITPSGSWAVDADHVYLWGKPNKHIDRASFTHLFDANPQSWAMDQNSLYNANGNRTVKGVNGSAFVMLNKYWGKDDRVVFSFVTGSVYKSGDAATFQVTDDIGGAEDALFRFAVEGGTVRKKKR